One segment of Chionomys nivalis chromosome 3, mChiNiv1.1, whole genome shotgun sequence DNA contains the following:
- the Gart gene encoding trifunctional purine biosynthetic protein adenosine-3 encodes MAARVLVIGSGGREHTLAWKLAQSLHVKQVLVAPGNAGTACSGKISNAAVSVNDHAVLAQFCKDEKIEFVVVGPEAPLAAGIVGDLTCAGVRCFGPTAQAAQLESSKKFAKEFMERHGIPTAQWRAFTKPEDACSFIMSANFPALVVKASGLAAGKGVIVAKNKEEACKAVREIMQEKSFGAAGETVVVEEFLDGEEVSCLCFTDGKTVAPMPPAQDHKRLLDGDEGPNTGGMGAYCPTPQVPKDLLLKIKDTILQRTVDGMQQEGVPYTGILYAGIMLTKDGPKVLEFNCRFGDPECQVILPLLKSDLYEVIRSTLDGQLSASLPVWLENHTAITVVMASKGYPGAYSKGVEITGFPEAQALGLQVFHAGTALKDGRVVTSGGRVLTVTAVQETLESARDKARKGLAAIKFEGAVYRKDIGFRAVAFLQRPRGLTYKESGVDIAAGNMLVKKIQPLAKATSRPGCTVDLGGFAGLFDLKAAGFKDPLLASGTDGVGTKLKIAQLCNKHGSIGQDLVAMCVNDILAQGAEPLFFLDYFSCGKLDLTTTEAVIAGIAGACRQAGCALLGGETAEMPDMYPPGEYDLAGFAVGAMERDQKLPQLDRIVEGDVIVGVASSGLHSNGFSLVRKIVARSSLQYSSPAPDGCGDQTLGDLLLTPTRIYSHSLLPVIRSGRVKALAHITGGGLLENIPRVLPQELGVDLDAGTWRIPKVFSWLQQEGQLSEEEMARTFNCGVGAALVVSKDQADQILLDIRQRQEEAWVIGSVVTCPKDSPRVRVKNLIETMQVNGSVVSNGFLRSKKARVAVLISGTGSNLQALIDSTRDPKSSSHIVVVISNKAGVAGLEKAEKTGIPTRVINHKLYKNRVEFDNAVDLVLEEFSVDVVCLAGFMRILSGPFVRKWDGKMLNIHPSLLPSFKGSNAHEQVLEAGVTVTGCTVHFVAEDVDAGQIILQEAVPVKRGDTVATLSERVKVAEHKIFPAALQLVASGVVRPGEDGKVHWAREQ; translated from the exons ATGGCAGCCCGAGTTCTTGTGATTGGCAGTGGAGGAAGGGAACATACTCTGGCCTGGAAACTTGCACAATCTCTTCATGTCAAACAAGTGTTGGTTGCCCCCGGAAATGCAGGCACTGCCTGTTCTGGAAAGATCTCAAACGCTG CTGTCTCTGTCAATGATCACGCTGTCCTTGCTCAGTTCTGCAAAGATGAGAAGATCGAGTTTGTGGTGGTTGGACCAGAGGCCCCTCTGGCTGCAG GGATTGTTGGGGACCTGACCTGTGCAGGAGTACGATGCTTTGGCCCCACAGCACAAGCAGCTCAGTTAGAGTCCAGTAAAAAGTTTGCCAAAGAATTTATGGAGCGACATGGAATCCCAACTGCACAGTGGAGAGCATTCACCAAACCTGAAGATGCCTGCAGCTTTATTATGAG CGCAAACTTTCCTGCTTTGGTTGTGAAGGCCAGTGGCCTTGCAGCTGGGAAAGGGGTGATTGTTGCAAAGAACAAAGAGGAGGCCTGCAAAGCTGTACGGGAGATCATGCAG GAAAAGTCTTTTGGAGCAGCTGGAGAAACGGTTGTTGTGGAAGAGTTTCTGGACGGGGAAGAAGTGTCT TGTCTGTGTTTCACTGATGGGAAGACAGTGGCCCCAATGCCTCCAGCACAGGACCATAAGCGATTGCTGGATGGAGATGAGGGCCCCAACACAGGGGGAATGGGAGCCTACTGCCCTACACCTCAG GTTCCTAAGGATTTGTTACTAAAAATTAAAGACACTATTCTTCAGAGAACAGTAGACGGCATGCAGCAGGAAGGTGTGCCTTACACAG GAATTCTCTATGCTGGTATAATGCTGACCAAAGATGGCCCAAAAGTTTTGGAGTTTAATTGCCGTTTTGGTGATCCAGAATGCCAA GTAATCCTCCCACTTCTTAAAAGTGACCTTTATGAAGTGATTCGGTCCACCTTAGATGGCCAGCTGAGTGCGTCTCTGCCTGTTTGGCTAGAAAACCACACTGCCATAACCGTTGTCATGGCGAGTAAAGGGTATCCTGGAGCCTACAGCAAGGGTGTGGAGATAACAG GGTTTCCTGAGGCCCAAGCTTTAGGACTCCAGGTATTCCATGCGGGCACTGCTCTTAAAGATGGCAGAGTGGTGACCAGCGGGGGCAGAGTCCTCACGGTAACTGCCGTCCAGGAGACTCTTGAGTCAGCCCGTGACAAAGCCAGGAAAGGCCTTGCTGCCATAAAGTTTGAGGGCGCAGTTTATAGGAAGGACATTGGCTTCCGTGCTGTAGCCTTCCTCCAGCGGCCCAG GGGCCTGACTTACAAGGAATCTGGGGTAGACATTGCAGCCGGAAATATGCTGGTTAAGAAAATTCAGCCTTTAGCAAAAGCCACCTCCAGACCAG GCTGCACTGTTGACCTTGGAGGCTTTGCTGGTCTTTTTGATTTGAAAGCAGCTGGTTTCAAAGATCCTCTCCTGGCGTCTGGAACAGATGGTGTTGGGACTAAACTGAAG ATCGCCCAGCTGTGCAATAAGCATGGCTCCATCGGTCAGGATCTGGTCGCAATGTGTGTAAACGACATCCTCGCACAGGGAGCTGAGCCCCTCTTCTTCCTCGATTACTTTTCCTGTGGAAAGCTCGACCTCACTACGACTGAAGCTGTTATTGCTGGAATTGCTGGAGCCTGTAGACAAGCTGGCTGTGCTCTCCTGG GTGGAGAGACCGCAGAGATGCCCGACATGTACCCTCCTGGCGAGTATGACCTCGCTGGGTTTGCTGTTGGCGCTATGGAGAGGGATCAGAAACTCCCTCAGCTAGACAGGATTGTCGAAGGGGATGTTATTGTTGGGGTAGCCTCATCTGGTCTTCACAGCAATGGGTTTAGCCTTGTGAGGAAGATTGTGGCGAGGTCTTCTCTCCAGTACTCCTCTCCGGCGCCTGACGGATGTGGCGACCAGACTTTAG GGGACTTGCTTCTAACGCCAACCAGGATATACAGCCATTCGCTGTTGCCTGTCATACGGTCAGGACGTGTCAAAGCCTTGGCTCACATTACTGGAGGTGGATTGCTGGAAAACATCCCCAGAGTTCTTCCTCAGGAGCTTGGAGTAGATCTAG ATGCTGGCACCTGGAGGATCCCCAAGGTCTTTTCATGGTTACAGCAGGAAGGACAGCTCTCTGAAGAAGAAATGGCCAGAACTTTCAACTGTGGGGTTGGAGCTGCCTTGGTGGTGTCTAAGGACCAGGCAGACCAGATTCTGCTTGACATTCGGCAGCGCCAGGAGGAAGCCTGGGTGATAGGCAGTGTTGTGACATGTCCTAAAG ATTCCCCTCGTGTCAGAGTCAAGAATTTGATTGAAACCATGCAAGTAAATGGGTCAGTGGTGTCAAATGGCTTCCTGAGAAGTAAGAAGGCCAGAGTGGCTGTCTTAATATCTGGAACAG GGTCCAACCTCCAGGCTCTCATAGACAGCACTCGGGATCCAAAGAGCTCCTCACACATTGTTGTTGTCATCTCCAACAAAGCTGGGGTTGCTGGCTTAGAAAAAGCAGAAAAGACTGGCATTCCCACCAGA GTGATTAATCATAAATTATATAAGAACCGTGTTGAATTTGACAATGCTGTTGACCTCGTCCTTGAAGAGTTCTCTGTAGACGTGGTCTGTCTTGCCGGGTTCATGAGGATTCTCTCTGGCCCATTTGTCAGGAAATGGGATG GTAAAATGCTCAACATCCACCCATCCTTGCTCCCTTCTTTCAAGGGTTCAAATGCTCATGAGCAAGTCCTGGAAGCTGGAGTCACAGTTACCGGGTGTACTGTACACTTTGTGGCC GAGGATGTAGATGCCGGACAGATCATCCTACAAGAAGCTGTCCCTGTGAAGAGGGGTGACACTGTTGCCACTTTGTCTGAGCGAGTCAAAGTAGCAGAGCATAAAATCTTTCCCGCAGCCCTCCAGCTGGTGGCCAGCGGGGTCGTGCGGCCTGGAGAAGACGGCAAGGTCCACTGGGCCAGGGAGCAGTGA
- the LOC130871753 gene encoding FUN14 domain-containing protein 2-like, whose product MAATSKGNFDGKFEVLDLAEFTKKQPWWRKLFGQESGPSVEKYSVATQLLIGGVTGWCTGFVFQKVGKLAATAVGSGFFLLQLANHTGYIKVDRQRVEKDMKKAKEQLKIRKNNQIPTEVKSKAEEVASFVKKNVLVTGGFFGGFLLGMAS is encoded by the coding sequence ATGGCCGCCACAAGTAAAGGAAACTTTGATGGAAAATTTGAGGTACTGGATCTTGCAGAATTTACTAAAAAGCAACCATGGTGGCGTAAGCTGTTTGGGCAGGAATCTGGGCCATCAGTTGAAAAGTATAGTGTAGCAACCCAGCTGTTAATTGGAGGTGTTACTGGATGGTGCACTGGTTTCGTATTCCAGAAAGTTGGAAAATTGGCTGCAACAGCTGTAGGAAGTGGATTCTTTCTACTCCAGCTGGCAAACCATACTGGGTATATCAAAGTTGACCGGCAACGAGTAGAGAAAGACATGAAAAAAGCCAAAGAGCAGTTGAAGATTCGTAAGAATAACCAAATACCAACTGAGGTCAAGAGCAAAGCTGAGGAGGTTGCGTCATTTGTAAAGAAGAATGTTCTAGTAACTGGAGGATTTTTTGGAGGCTTTTTGCTTGGCATGGCATCATAA